tcttgGTAGACTTTTTAACAGTTAAGACTGTACTGAACTCCACTGATATAACATTGCTTAATACCTTGTTTTTTGTAGAACTCGCATTTCTGTTTAGAAGTATTCTCGTTTTCAACGTTCAAAATTGCATCGACAATGTTTCAAAACTCTTCCCAAAAAAGTTgtctataaattaaaattctagGACAAACATTTATTCTCTCCAATGTTAATAATTGCTAGTTtgcttatttttcataaaattttaatttgcagaTGACCAATCTGGTCAACACCGAAGAAAACGGAAGAAAAGTGAGTGGCGCGATTGGTGAATTGTGGAGTATTTTAGCTGATCACTTAAATTTTACGTTAGTATAATCATATTGTTATGTAGAATATATAATGTGTAAACTGAATTTGAACGTATTAGGTTGAAGCCAATTCTCACGGAAGAACGGAGATTGGAAATATACCTCACTAAAGATGATGATGGTGATTTGTTACAAGTTACTCAGATTAATAATACGGATGTAATACCGAGGGTGGAAGCTTATGGACGATCTCGTGCTGTTAGGCTTACTATGCCATTATGGGTAACAAAGTTAGttgaaatattttcagaaagcagaattattatttataattatattaaagaaGTATGAAAACAGTTTAAGTTAGTAGAAGAGACAGTTTGTCTGAGATGTTATGACTTATTAAAAAGTATGGTACCAGcacaagtatattaataattacattagtAATTCTTATGTTTGACTGACgttattgtatataattatatttgcataattattacttttaataatttccatGGTTAGATGCATACAATTTTTTCTTgtggtattttaattttttcctgtggtattttatactatttagttgttatataatatttaacttaTACACAATAGTATACTACACATttatacttcatattttataagtaATGATCCATTATGAATATGTGACTTACAAatgatttacaaataattaattgaaagaaaaatagtCTTATCAATAATCACTACcagattaattattattaaactacTCAGAAGTTTTGTTTCATGTTGAGAAAGATGAAGAAGAAATATTATAACTTCACAAATATTTAATCTGAAATTAAAATACAGGTCCAAGTTGTACATCCAGCGAGAAGACAAATACGACTCTCTTTGGATGTTGAAATTATTCTCCCTGGATCTCTGGCACGCGATTCTGTGGATGTATTTTCTGATAAGCGCGTGTAGCTACGTTTCCGAAACCGTAGGAACAATCCTTACTCACCAGAAGTACGAGGCAGACTTGAGCGATCATCTTTTCTACAATTTTGGAATGATTTATTGCGACCAAAGTAAGAAGAACTAATACATTGACGTTGCTAAGATCTTCAAGATTTGATATTCATATGCTAGGTTTTtccataaaaatgaataattgtgCGATAGTTTAAAATTTGCCATGTTTACCTCTTTGCACTCGAAGCTTATATTCATTCATACCACCAACAACTCGTAGGAGCTTCAAGAAAAAGTTTCATAGGAGTTTCATAGAAAAATTGTATTCACATATGAGTAAGTGATTTGTGCATTAAAAGAAAAGTTATTGTCTTTATGTTATGAactgaaaattatttgtaatgtcTCCATAGCGGAGTTCTCAAGTTTGAAGACAAATCTTAAATGGCTCCTAAGCCCTCGAGTTTGAAGACAAATCTTAAATGGCTCCTAAGCTCTCGAGTGCAAAGTGTTAAATTATATGTAGTAATGTCTCATTAAAATTCTTGTGAAACTActtcagaatattttaaaaatacttgaCTTTCAGAAATTACGTTAACATTGCAGGCTACCTTCCAGACAGTTCCTCCATAAGCTCCTGCATAGTGGAACTGTGTTTAGGTATATTTTCCCTGTTAATTAGAACTGCATTCGGAGCATTCGTGTTCGAGTACTTATCACAAATTACTGCTTCACCACCTTTTGACGATGTGGACACACTATTGGAGAGAACTGCGTACAACGTTGTTGCGGTATCGGGTTCTGTTCATGAACAAGTATTAAAGGTAACAAAACTACAAAATAAATTGTCTATCATGTTACACTTGTTCGGTCAAATAAGCTTTCTTCTTTAATActgaatatttcaatatattattgaaCAATTCAATATTGAATATGTccctttctaaaattccaaatgtgCAAATTCCACCTGATTTTAGAGAAAGGTATGATTTTGTATTTAGAGAAATCCAATGTTTGGAAAAGTGTATGACATGAACCGATATGTTATTGTACCAACGATAGAAGATTTATACACAACGGGATGTTCAACGCGCAAGAAATACGCTATATTGCAAGCTGAAGACAGAAAGAAAGCAGCTGGATTGTTCATCTGTCCTCTGACTCCTGTGGGACCACACGTATTCGAGTCGTGGATAACTTCTGGAGTTGCACGGAATTTCGAGTACTGGAAGACTGTAGATCTGATGTAAATAATTTGTGACATAAAATATGACAATAATTCTTCTACAGATAATtataacatacaattttttGCAGAATATTAAAGCTACATGAAGGTGGAATCATAAAGCTGTTGAGAGAACGCTGGATAGAATCAAAGAACGTGGAAGAGAAGTTCGAACCTGGGGTAGAGCCGATCAACATGACGGAAGTGTATTTAGTTCTAATTGTATTTGGCATTGGATGGTTAATAACGCTTCTGGTATTTATGCTGGAAAATATGATATATATCTATTTTAACGAGCAGACTGATATTTCATCGTTGGAGAAGTCAAAAGTCAAGCCGACTAGAAGGAGGACGAAGAGGATAGGATTGTTTAATCAGAGGTCCAATACCTTCAGAGGATACTGATAAGTTTGACTGTTTTATAATATCTGATTGCTTTAAGTGTTTAAGGATTGACTGTTTTATAATATCTGATTGCTTTAAGTGTTTAAGGATTGACTGTTTTGCAATATCTAATTGCTCTAAGGATAATGCATCTAAGATTGAATACTTCCTAAGATGAAGTCATTCTGGATTATTGTTCTTTGACTGAACCTGTATTTTTCtggtttttataaaatattatttatgtccAAAAAATGTAACTTCTTGCTTATAAAAACTATCTACAATTGTAATAAcacttgtatttatattttgttatataagtCCTCAAATAGATCCTCTTTACAAAGAAAAAGCAGCAGattataaaatatcatattTGTTATTACTATTCTCAAACAATAAATTTCATGTTGTAGAATATAAGTAACGTAAACCTTGAATTCTGTGATACAACATCAGTGTATCGACAATTATAAAAGCACGATATCACAAACTATAATATAATGTAGCATAATTGCAACATGCAGTAAGTAATTAAAGTGAACCTAATAAcgtataatttcaataattatgtaCACTATTAGAAATAAATATCTGAAGACTAAAACCTTTTGCAATCGATATAAAAAATTACTCGTTAATTGCTTTCATAGAATGAACACAAGGAAGAGATATTAAATACAGATTGGTTCTGCAATAATGACATGCATTAGATATAATAATTCATGTATCGTTATAAGGTACATATCGGTGATCCTGATAAAATATCATCAAAACGAAAATAAACTCTAACATACACTTCTCTTTAATCCAAGTAGTCCAAGTGGTTAATTGCTTTTATGATCTTtgtgcttgaaaatttgatatttcactACTACAGTTGTGACAAGACTTCTATACGTTCGGGCATTATCACTACTTCGTCAAAATATTTTAGTTGCGTATTAATAAGAACACTCAATGTTAAACAATTAGTTTATTATACATTGAGTTATTAGAGCTTAGCGTCCAAACTTTCAGGAGGTACTGTTTGAGCAACTGATTCAACAGCAGTTGGTGGATCTTCTGGCTTTTCTTTTGACATAATATAAGTCTTTGTTGATGGTTGTTCTGGTGTCATCCATTTTGGTATAATCTTGGCATGTATCCTCCATTTACCATACACATTAGATAAATGTTTCTCAAATACTACATAATCTAGAACATCTTTTTTCACTGTCTCACTACCCATCAACACTCTTCCAAATCTGTCATAAATGCACAAtatctgaaaaataattttgtatgtaatgacacaaacacaataaatatattgtgagggcaatgaaatttattttcaaacctGTTGTGTATGAAAGCGAACAGTTACTTGGCCAAATTCGTTCTCTTTTGATATAAGACTTGTGTTTCTTGCATGCACAATACGTGGTGGCTCCAAGGATTCTAAGAACTTCCATACAATTGTTTTATCCATCGTGTTATGTGTCATCATCTAAAATTGATTATTTGTTAGCACATTCATGTAGCAGAATAtgaaataatgatagtaaattaaaaaatatggaacCTACAGGATATGCATGTTCAGTTACATATTGTAGCAATTCATCTTCATCTTTACTGAAAACAGaattaagtttaatttaattaattagcaATAATATTGCagagtaaatgtaataagtaatgTTGCAAATTAACAGTTTGGTATAGAAAAAAGTAATGTAAAACAAATATGCCTTACTTAGCTAAAGCTTCATGAGCTTTTTTGTAAATCTCAAAAGCTTCCTCTCCGAATGTCTTTGTTGAAAAATTATCATCATATGATCTAATTTTTCTGATAGATAGATAAGATTTACTCTTTTTCTCTATAAGTTCAACCTTTTGTTTTGCACCCTAAATATTCaacataaaagtaataagtgtatataataacaatcatagaaatgTAATGTTTACTAATATCAACAAAATAAAGACAAAATATATTATGTACCGAAGTGGTAATAGCAGAAAATTTTCCATCACCTTCTGGAACAATGTATGATTCAAATATTTGAGTCGTACTGCTAATAAGAAGAGGTCTTTCATTCCATTCTTTGTTTGGCAAAATTCCTGCTTTTTTCATGTAAGTTCGTTCTGCATCTCTGGTCAAGTTTCCATCCTTATCATACTTCGGcagttcaattttaataaatttttgagcCCTCTCTTTACGAAACTTCTGATTATAATGTTTTTTTATACCTCTACATTGTACAGTAGTATTGTAAAGTGGAAAATTAATAGGAGCTAATGCCAGAGGTAAATTATTCTGAAAAACATTAAAATGTTAAGTGTTTTATAAATGTACCAGAAAtacagtattaaaaattatgaaatataatgtGATACATTACCTGTGCATATCTTCCAAAAATACAAACAGCACATTTATACTTTAACATCATCTTTATTACCGTTACAAaacttacaaaatattaaattgataaatataatacaacatTTAGATGTTGTTGaattaaattcatacaagttaatatctatataatttctaaacttgttTCTGTTGGTTTTCCTCGCTGAATAAAGACAACATTAAGTTCTGTATTATCGGCACTTGAACAACTTCGCCATCTATGATATAAGACGAGAACGACGTATTAATATCACGTGAATATTCCTTAAAATGCTTAAAATTCGTAAATACATCTAATCGTaagtttattgtatttaaatattcattttatttgctTTGTACaactaatttcgaaaatttcatttaattcattttacAGGGAAAAGAAGAATTTGATCGTACCTACTCTTTGAAAAAGCATCCTTCATATAACacgtaataacatttttattgtacaaCTACTGTGAAGCAAAAGTACAATATATAAgtatatgtatttacatatataaGAAGTATACATTAATTTGACAGCTTAACAGATTTAgttcaaacatttttaacataGTTAAaactcaataaatattaatgtgcTGTATATTGTGCTTTATTGCTGTTCAATATtctgaaaataataatatagttatttaaataaaaccatttttagaattttaggaagaTATCTAACATTCTCATTAAGAATAAAAAGTTCatctaattaaaaaatgtcatcgTCTTTCAATGAAGATGTGGAAAGTGAAGAAAATGATGAAGACATTTTTAAAGAACTTTATGGTGTTCGAGATGGTGTACTTTTTATAATTGATGCAACACCTCCAATGTTTGAAAATGATCCACATGAAGGAATTCCATACTTTTTACAATGTATTAGGGTACTGAAATTTGTTAtcgatttgtattattttatgcttttaactttgcattaaatatattttattatttaatatttaatttagcaATATAAAGAAGTTCTCAAGCAAAAATTAAGTTGGAGTAGACAAGATTGGATGGGTTTACTTTTATTTGGCACTGAGGAATCAGACACGGATTCAGAAACAAAACATGTTAAAACCTTACAGAAATTTAATCTTGTCTCAGTGGATGAtcttaacaaaataattgaaataggtAAGTATTTAATactgtaaattgtaaaataattttgaactaaGTTTTTATAATGATAAGGATTTTACATTGAGTTAACAcggaagaaaattttattaaaattttgtacataGATGAAGGAGGAAAATGGAAACACTATAAAAATATTGCTTCTACTACGGCTTATCCCTTACATGATGTTCTGTGGGATGCAGCTCGAATATTTACAACTGTCACTATCACTATGCCAATACGCAAAGTAATTCTTTTTACCTGTCAGGATGATCCACCAATGACGAATAGTAATGAAAAACACAGAATAAGACTAAAAGTACAAAGTTACAATGACATAGAACTGCAATTGTTCGTTGTTGGTTTGGGTGAAAAATGGAATcatgatatattttataaagatttagaaatgttaTCTGAAAAAATAGATCCTGATGATTATGAAAGAATGTCCTTGAAAGACATAGTACAGCAAATTAAATTACCATCTAGAAATATGGCAAAGCTTccttggagaattggagaaaatGCGAATGTAGACATATCTCTTTGCAACCTTTGCGTGtaagaaacaaaattttatttatatctgcAACATGGTTTTGCATAAATTAAATGCAGTTAGAAATGtactaaatttaaaacaaaaattcatttcagTAAaacagaatatttgaaaaagaaGAATATAAGTAAAGCAACAAGTACTCCTTTAACTTCATACACATATTTACAAATAGCCAACGAAAATGATGATAAGGTGTGCATTTTGTTATGACATATCTTTTTTATACtacattttctaataatttGTTGTATCTCAATGTTGCAGGAGGAAGCAAAAGACGATGAAGATGAGCAAAAAATATCTCCTGTTTTAGAAATGGATATTCAAAAGTATCAAACATTTGGTggtgaaaacatatattttaaattagcgGAGGTGAGATCTTTATGCGCAGTGCGTGAGCCAGGCATTGATTTAATTTGCATAAAACCTATTTCTTATCATCCATTGTATCATTTTGGAACTCCAGTTTTTGTTGTACCTGCTAAaactaataataagggtaatgctAGTTGCAAATTCGATGAACTGCAAATGTTTGTATACAAATAACATtgcataaattttttttattttagatcaaaaattattatttggagCATTACTTAGTAAATGTGATTCAAGAGACTTAATGATAATATGTGCTGTTACAATTCGAAGACATTCTTCAACAATTTTATATACTATGATACCACATGCAAGAAACGGaggattttatttatataaaataccaTTTAAAGGTTttactttatatattttaatatatatgttTGGATTACTCATAAATTTCTtgtgataaaaatgaaaagaacaaTTCCCATTTTTTAAGcaagatattattttatgttctcAGAAAATGTTCGAAAATTGAATGATCACTTAATGGAGTACATATACGATGATAGCAAAAATGTACCTCCAACTGATGCAAATGGAATTGGATTACtagaaaaaatgataaataaattaagtgTTGATTATAATCCAAATATGTTTTTCAATCCTAAACTTCAAGTCCAACTTCAGACAATAGAAACATTAGCCTTAGGGTTAGAGCAAAGGGATCCACCACCTGATACTACAGGTATATgaataacattttaaatatcttaGTAAAAACttagtattaatataattaaagtttTATTTCAGTTCCTAATACTGAAGAAATGCGTAAAAAGGTAAAAGATTTGTTGGAAGAATATGATGAAATATTTAGTGAGGACACGAATAGTACAGTTGTTGAATCGCCTAAAAAAAGAGTGAAAAAAGCCACAGAAAACACTGACTTAGACAATCCAGATGAAATAAAGAAACTTGTGAAGGATGGGcaggtaataatataaataattatttaaacatcgacaattaaaatttagaataaaaatattagttaaaaatttattcactttCACAGATACAAAAATTGACTATGCCACAGTTAAAAGGAGTTTTACAAAATCTGTGTTTGAAAACAACTGGTAAAAAAgatgaattaataaaaagaatcAAGGAATACTTTAAATAAGGTGTTAAAAGATTTTTCACAAGaagtaatttaattatcaaTCATGTTTCTTATATAgagttttttatatttatatcaaattttatattatctgATCTTTACAAAATGAGTGAATCATGTAATCAATTGTgtgcatatatttttaaaatgtgcGATTTATCTTAAAGCAAGTAttttttataaacttgtaaataattatttataattcatcTTTTTGAGGTGTAGCTTTTATATCTTTTATACTTCCAATAAAGAGTGGTATGTTATTTTGTTTATGTTCAATTATGAACATAAAAGGTCGATCGACAAAGAATTCTTCCGGCATGTCAATCATTCGGCGAACTCTCATATTAATAACTGAAATAAAACAATGATGTTACGGAAAGTGTAATTTCATTATGTTTACCTTTAACACACCTGTTGCGGCTGCAGCTTCAGTACCTGCTTCGTTAACTTCTATTATAGCTTTATGCAAAATTTTGCTAACTTTCAATGGTCTCTTTGAAATGCGATTAAAATTTGCATCATCTTCAAACATTTTATTCATGCGCAGCTAAAATTCAGCAATGTAAGTGACGCGTGGTTTCTTCGAATATTTAGTACATGAAGTATTATTCATACCGCGCGTAAAGTATTTTCCAAGTCTACTGTAAATTCTATTTTAAACTTCGGAAGATATAATTCGACATCGTTATTGGAACGAGATGCATTTTTAAGTATTTCCCACGAAAAAttactttgtaaatttgtaaggcCATCAACTTCATCAGGTAATACTATTGTCATTACGATGTTCGTATTCTGTAAGATATGGTGTAAATTTCTGATATGCAACACTAAATATGTGAACGTACCATGTACGGAATTTCGATAAACTTTGCATGCAATGTTGGTATTTTACCATAATTATACTTGGATTTATTGAACATTGTTGGTATAAATTTTTTTTGGTCTTTTGCAACATAAAATACTCTATTCTGTGTATTttgtttatcaaatttatgTAACCAATTAccattaaaataaattgcattGATCATTATCAATTTCATGTCATCATCAATACTATCtatattaaaaaaagattatTTCTATTACATTAATATATAAGTTTTCTTGTAATGTTAAAAGAATTTACCCTCAGATATAAGAttggatattttattatttgtttttgtttttatcCATTGATTGATTTCATTAGTTGCATCTGCTTTGCTTTCAAAATCCATTGTTAAAACCTCAGATTGATACGCTTCTGTTGCTACCATTGAAAATTCTGGTAGTAATTCAAATCCATCTTGCACACATATTGCATTTGCAATATATAGTTTAATGGCTGTCAGCTCCTTATAAGTATGTAAATTATTGACCATAtcacatttatttttgtttatcacATTATTAATATCCTTACATTTAATTGTGCTATTAAAGATTTATATGCATCTTGTATTAAATCTTTGTAATGGTAACGGATACCATGCAACATTTCATCAAGAGTTTCACCTCCTGCCCCATGAGAAAGTAAAGATAATATCATATGTATACTTAATGGTGAGCTTACAATATTTTCAGTAGTAGTAGCAGATAATTCCTAAAACGGGTTAATTGAAGTTTGAATAAACTCATGATACTTTATGTTacattacaatataatttatatacatctTATTTCATCGAATCTTATAGTATTTTTACTCACTTTATAAAAATCTTTTGTGAAGTCGTTGCAAGAAACAGAGAGACTTTGGCATGCATGATTTTTACAAGTCGAAGACATTATAGATGTTTGTGCCGTTATAATTGCAATACATGTACTTAAAACTATGGaacataattattgtaattaatatattaaattattttgaagattAATGATTATAATGCAAGAAACATATTTTATGatagttaataaataaataacaaaccaCTACCTGTATATAACGTAAATAATCCCATTAAtactataaaatgttaatactgTCAAAAGAATGTATTATTCTGTATAATTAATGACAACAGTACTTGTTACCAGAATTAAATAGTTTATAAACCATTCGAGTATAACTTGTCAAAACTGTCAATTAAGttcttgtaataattaaaaatttttaatattgaacaatttttaagacGTTAAAGTGCAAGCAGTGTCATTAAAAAGACGAACAAGTGTAACTGTCAAACACTATCAGGGTCGTGTTTATCACTAGACAGAATGGGCACACGTCTAGGGTTCActattgtttttttattttcattttatactcTCTGTAATTTAAAGATAAAGTAATATGAATTAATTCTGTTTCGAAACTGTAGTTGTTTGAAAAATATcatgattcttatttttgtaaGGAGGTTCTTGATTTTGTTTTGTGTGAGTGgggtatgaaaaatatttgatgcGCTCCTGTGAATACCTCCTCCGCTTTCATGCTACTCTATTACAGTATTTTTAGTTCAAAATAATCATCGTTAGATGGCGCGGTTTCGATTTTAAAACGAGATAC
Above is a genomic segment from Megachile rotundata isolate GNS110a chromosome 15, iyMegRotu1, whole genome shotgun sequence containing:
- the LOC105662586 gene encoding uncharacterized protein LOC105662586 — its product is MIQLVLTRALLFLITVELLKPAESVNGVIWDKKSGNFVPIFSIPSFGERKQEVFLKSREQETHNFQGKIVRFSYYEITNLLNTEDNGTRVSGAFGELWNILADHLNFTLLPMINDEMTVGANVSGPIYNGLLRVLQLNETDVIPRVEAYRSRLRVLRYTVPFYKTNSRLYIKREVKYESMWMFKLFSPGLWNAMLWMYIVLSACSYVTQVTEIALRRYKLWASANDHFLYNFAMIYCDQTYLPESYSLSSNMVELSLGIFTLLLRTAFGALVFEYLSQVTTTPPFDDIASLLDSTSYKIVILLGSLQHLLVKEENKHCCTQFCCKTISSRPALMRGLLMFLITLELLKTAESVKGVMWNKKSGNFVPIFGIPSFGERKQEVFLKSREQETHNFQGKIIRFSYYEMTNLVNTEENGRKVSGAIGELWSILADHLNFTLKPILTEERRLEIYLTKDDDGDLLQVTQINNTDVIPRVEAYGRSRAVRLTMPLWVTKSKLYIQREDKYDSLWMLKLFSLDLWHAILWMYFLISACSYVSETVGTILTHQKYEADLSDHLFYNFGMIYCDQSYLPDSSSISSCIVELCLGIFSLLIRTAFGAFVFEYLSQITASPPFDDVDTLLERTAYNVVAVSGSVHEQVLKRNPMFGKVYDMNRYVIVPTIEDLYTTGCSTRKKYAILQAEDRKKAAGLFICPLTPVGPHVFESWITSGVARNFEYWKTVDLIILKLHEGGIIKLLRERWIESKNVEEKFEPGVEPINMTEVYLVLIVFGIGWLITLLVFMLENMIYIYFNEQTDISSLEKSKVKPTRRRTKRIGLFNQRSNTFRGY
- the mRpL45 gene encoding mitochondrial ribosomal protein L45; protein product: MMLKYKCAVCIFGRYAQNNLPLALAPINFPLYNTTVQCRGIKKHYNQKFRKERAQKFIKIELPKYDKDGNLTRDAERTYMKKAGILPNKEWNERPLLISSTTQIFESYIVPEGDGKFSAITTSGAKQKVELIEKKSKSYLSIRKIRSYDDNFSTKTFGEEAFEIYKKAHEALANKDEDELLQYVTEHAYPMMTHNTMDKTIVWKFLESLEPPRIVHARNTSLISKENEFGQVTVRFHTQQILCIYDRFGRVLMGSETVKKDVLDYVVFEKHLSNVYGKWRIHAKIIPKWMTPEQPSTKTYIMSKEKPEDPPTAVESVAQTVPPESLDAKL
- the LOC100877771 gene encoding X-ray repair cross-complementing protein 6 encodes the protein MSSSFNEDVESEENDEDIFKELYGVRDGVLFIIDATPPMFENDPHEGIPYFLQCIRQYKEVLKQKLSWSRQDWMGLLLFGTEESDTDSETKHVKTLQKFNLVSVDDLNKIIEIDEGGKWKHYKNIASTTAYPLHDVLWDAARIFTTVTITMPIRKVILFTCQDDPPMTNSNEKHRIRLKVQSYNDIELQLFVVGLGEKWNHDIFYKDLEMLSEKIDPDDYERMSLKDIVQQIKLPSRNMAKLPWRIGENANVDISLCNLCVKTEYLKKKNISKATSTPLTSYTYLQIANENDDKEEAKDDEDEQKISPVLEMDIQKYQTFGGENIYFKLAEVRSLCAVREPGIDLICIKPISYHPLYHFGTPVFVVPAKTNNKDQKLLFGALLSKCDSRDLMIICAVTIRRHSSTILYTMIPHARNGGFYLYKIPFKENVRKLNDHLMEYIYDDSKNVPPTDANGIGLLEKMINKLSVDYNPNMFFNPKLQVQLQTIETLALGLEQRDPPPDTTVPNTEEMRKKVKDLLEEYDEIFSEDTNSTVVESPKKRVKKATENTDLDNPDEIKKLVKDGQIQKLTMPQLKGVLQNLCLKTTGKKDELIKRIKEYFK
- the LOC100877655 gene encoding antichymotrypsin-2, with the translated sequence MGLFTLYTVLSTCIAIITAQTSIMSSTCKNHACQSLSVSCNDFTKDFYKELSATTTENIVSSPLSIHMILSLLSHGAGGETLDEMLHGIRYHYKDLIQDAYKSLIAQLNELTAIKLYIANAICVQDGFELLPEFSMVATEAYQSEVLTMDFESKADATNEINQWIKTKTNNKISNLISEDSIDDDMKLIMINAIYFNGNWLHKFDKQNTQNRVFYVAKDQKKFIPTMFNKSKYNYGKIPTLHAKFIEIPYMNTNIVMTIVLPDEVDGLTNLQSNFSWEILKNASRSNNDVELYLPKFKIEFTVDLENTLRALRMNKMFEDDANFNRISKRPLKVSKILHKAIIEVNEAGTEAAAATVINMRVRRMIDMPEEFFVDRPFMFIIEHKQNNIPLFIGSIKDIKATPQKDEL